Proteins from a single region of Methanoculleus taiwanensis:
- a CDS encoding EVE domain-containing protein, which produces MTRWLAISNRENSDVVLERNVWGVPKRSINAISRVRPGDTVLVYVGQKVVDKEVLPPAVTGAFAVTSGVYEDASWIFTPPAKLGDEIFPLRIRLKPLTVFDPPVAFKPLIPDLAFITNKTMWSGHIRGQAMREIPEEDYRRIVDAGRREGR; this is translated from the coding sequence ATGACACGCTGGCTCGCCATATCCAACCGGGAGAACTCGGACGTCGTGCTCGAAAGAAACGTCTGGGGCGTCCCGAAGCGGAGCATCAACGCCATCAGCCGGGTCAGGCCCGGCGATACCGTCCTCGTCTACGTCGGGCAGAAGGTCGTCGATAAAGAGGTGCTCCCGCCCGCCGTCACCGGAGCTTTTGCGGTCACCTCGGGAGTGTACGAAGACGCATCCTGGATCTTCACCCCACCGGCAAAACTCGGCGACGAGATCTTCCCGCTCCGGATCAGGCTCAAGCCCCTCACCGTCTTCGACCCGCCGGTCGCGTTCAAACCGCTCATCCCGGATCTCGCGTTCATCACCAACAAGACGATGTGGTCCGGCCACATCCGCGGCCAGGCCATGCGGGAGATCCCGGAGGAGGACTACCGGCGGATCGTGGACGCAGGGCGGCGGGAAGGCCGGTGA
- a CDS encoding respiratory chain complex I subunit 1 family protein has protein sequence MTLLETGLTVIVGTVAMAIFGIVAGLFFLGVDRKFAALMQARIGPPLRQPFIDTAKLLRKENIIPENAIPWLFNGAPILALASAITILLYLPFGSIMPIFGNAGDVILVMYLLTVPALAMVVGGFASGSPYATVGAQREMVILMAYELPLAIAIVAIAWRLSMAGIADPFSLVTIAANPIWGVVGPLGILGCLILLGILAWVTPAELSRIPFDAQEAETELAGGLLVEYSGKNFGLFYIAQGVKTIVMAALAVALFLPWNLSSFIAMAPAVALVADFAFFLVKVLLVVFFSISLIRVSMARFRITQVVSIYWIWLGLVGFLGLGLIAIDALLAGV, from the coding sequence ATGACCCTCCTTGAGACCGGGCTTACCGTCATCGTCGGCACCGTCGCGATGGCGATCTTCGGCATCGTCGCCGGGCTCTTCTTCCTCGGCGTCGACCGGAAGTTCGCCGCCCTGATGCAGGCACGGATAGGGCCGCCGCTCCGCCAGCCGTTCATCGACACGGCAAAGCTCCTCAGGAAAGAGAACATCATCCCCGAGAACGCGATCCCCTGGCTCTTCAACGGCGCACCGATCCTTGCGCTCGCCTCGGCGATCACGATCCTGCTCTACCTCCCGTTCGGCAGCATCATGCCCATATTCGGGAACGCCGGTGACGTCATCCTGGTCATGTACCTCCTCACGGTTCCGGCCCTCGCGATGGTCGTCGGCGGGTTCGCCTCGGGCTCGCCCTACGCGACGGTCGGCGCCCAGCGTGAGATGGTGATCCTGATGGCCTACGAGCTCCCCCTCGCGATCGCGATCGTCGCGATCGCCTGGCGGCTCTCGATGGCCGGGATAGCCGACCCCTTCTCGCTCGTCACGATAGCGGCAAACCCCATCTGGGGCGTCGTCGGGCCGCTCGGCATCCTCGGGTGTCTTATCCTTCTTGGGATCCTCGCGTGGGTGACCCCGGCGGAGCTCTCGAGGATTCCGTTCGATGCGCAGGAAGCGGAGACGGAGCTTGCGGGCGGGCTGCTCGTCGAGTACTCGGGGAAGAACTTCGGTCTCTTCTACATCGCCCAGGGCGTGAAGACGATCGTGATGGCTGCGCTCGCGGTCGCCCTCTTCCTGCCGTGGAACCTCTCGAGTTTCATCGCGATGGCACCGGCGGTCGCACTCGTCGCGGACTTCGCGTTCTTCCTCGTGAAAGTGCTGCTCGTGGTCTTCTTCTCGATCTCCCTGATCCGGGTCTCGATGGCCCGGTTCCGGATAACGCAGGTCGTCTCGATATACTGGATCTGGCTCGGGCTTGTGGGCTTCCTCGGCCTTGGACTGATAGCGATAGATGCCCTGCTTGCAGGAGTGTGA
- a CDS encoding hydrogenase large subunit, giving the protein MSDDAKKKMTPYTIPIGPTHPALKEPVMFTFEMNGEQILKADFAPGQTHRGIEWMGMRRNPVQIVHLTDRICGICGVSHSLAFARAVEQIMEIEVPERADYIRAIIAEFERIQSHLLWAGVAAHELGFDTLLHLTWRVRERAMDTIELLTGNRVNYGIIQVGGVRRDFTPDLYPAIEECLQYYSDLKSTLLKVFLEDKTIHMRCRDCGVLTYEDALKLCTVGPTARASGVNMDVRVDYPFAAYGDLAIEPILPDAHMGETRGDVFDRIVVRLLEVEQSIDIVRQCLDRMPAGEIVWEAKVAKILNQFKKAHGEALGRHEAPRGEVLHYVRMDGKEHPTAWKVKASSYSNLMSWIPMLEGEQIADIPIIVASVDPCLSCTDRVAVVRNGDRGVMTKEDLHRLSVAKTRRLMA; this is encoded by the coding sequence ATGAGTGACGACGCAAAGAAGAAGATGACACCCTATACCATCCCGATAGGCCCGACCCATCCGGCGCTGAAAGAGCCGGTGATGTTCACCTTCGAGATGAACGGCGAGCAGATCCTCAAAGCGGACTTCGCGCCCGGCCAGACGCACCGCGGGATCGAGTGGATGGGCATGCGCAGAAACCCCGTCCAGATCGTGCACCTGACGGACCGTATCTGCGGTATCTGCGGCGTCTCGCACTCCCTGGCGTTCGCCCGGGCAGTGGAGCAGATCATGGAGATCGAGGTGCCGGAGCGGGCGGACTACATCCGCGCCATCATCGCCGAGTTCGAGCGTATCCAGTCCCACCTCCTCTGGGCGGGCGTCGCAGCCCACGAGCTCGGGTTCGATACACTCCTCCACCTCACCTGGCGCGTCCGCGAGCGGGCGATGGACACCATCGAACTCCTGACCGGCAACCGGGTCAACTACGGCATCATCCAGGTCGGCGGCGTCCGGCGGGACTTCACGCCCGACCTGTACCCCGCGATCGAGGAGTGCCTCCAGTACTACAGCGACCTCAAAAGCACGCTCCTGAAAGTCTTCCTCGAGGATAAGACGATCCATATGCGCTGCCGCGACTGCGGCGTCCTCACGTACGAGGACGCGCTGAAGCTCTGCACCGTCGGCCCCACCGCCCGTGCGTCGGGCGTCAACATGGACGTCCGGGTCGACTACCCCTTCGCGGCCTACGGCGACCTTGCGATCGAGCCGATCCTCCCTGATGCGCATATGGGGGAGACCCGCGGCGATGTCTTCGATCGGATCGTCGTCCGTCTCCTCGAGGTGGAGCAGTCGATCGATATCGTCCGGCAGTGTCTCGACCGGATGCCCGCAGGCGAGATCGTCTGGGAGGCGAAGGTCGCGAAGATCTTAAACCAGTTCAAGAAGGCGCACGGCGAGGCGCTCGGCAGGCACGAGGCTCCCCGCGGCGAGGTTCTCCACTACGTCCGGATGGACGGCAAAGAACACCCGACCGCCTGGAAGGTGAAGGCCTCCTCGTACAGCAACCTGATGAGCTGGATCCCGATGCTCGAGGGCGAGCAGATCGCCGACATCCCGATCATCGTCGCGTCGGTCGACCCCTGCCTCTCCTGCACCGACCGTGTGGCGGTCGTCCGGAACGGTGACCGGGGCGTCATGACCAAGGAGGACCTCCACCGCCTCTCGGTCGCAAAGACCCGGAGGCTGATGGCATGA
- a CDS encoding MnhB domain-containing protein — protein MSKIVKTAADILVVFILTFGFYIVAHGHLTPGGGFQGGAVIATGIVLLIAAYGYKAIAARFTKESLRSSETLGLLIFIGTAFVALFIGAAFFYNWLAGAGSIFGTAVAFGPNPGDLNTGGVIPLMNIAVGIEVLGALSLIVLYMLSGTEEGA, from the coding sequence ATGAGTAAGATCGTAAAGACGGCGGCCGATATCCTCGTCGTCTTCATCCTCACCTTCGGGTTCTACATCGTGGCGCACGGCCACCTGACACCCGGCGGCGGATTCCAGGGCGGTGCGGTGATCGCGACCGGGATCGTCCTCCTTATCGCGGCCTACGGCTACAAGGCGATCGCCGCCCGGTTCACCAAGGAGTCGCTTCGAAGCAGCGAGACGCTCGGCCTGCTCATCTTCATCGGCACGGCCTTCGTCGCCCTCTTCATCGGCGCGGCGTTCTTCTACAACTGGCTCGCCGGCGCGGGATCGATCTTCGGGACGGCCGTAGCATTCGGCCCGAACCCCGGCGACCTGAACACCGGCGGCGTCATCCCGCTCATGAACATCGCGGTCGGGATCGAGGTGCTCGGCGCACTCAGCCTGATCGTCCTCTACATGCTGTCAGGAACCGAGGAGGGAGCGTAA
- a CDS encoding hydrogenase, with amino-acid sequence MDIAATLTTGFGFWNPLIWLAVLVVALVIAYIIWVYGESSYKPGTEQTKPYLSGNREPAAKRDVHLGGGHLYWGFTEALSGYYDRIVPLHTGVLTDYLLWFFGIAAALIIIVGLI; translated from the coding sequence ATGGATATCGCAGCAACACTCACGACCGGGTTCGGGTTCTGGAACCCGCTCATCTGGCTCGCCGTGCTCGTGGTCGCGCTCGTCATCGCCTACATCATCTGGGTATACGGCGAGAGCAGCTACAAGCCCGGCACCGAGCAGACCAAACCCTATCTCTCCGGAAACCGGGAACCGGCAGCCAAGCGCGACGTCCACCTCGGCGGCGGACACCTCTACTGGGGGTTCACCGAAGCGCTCAGCGGCTACTACGACCGTATCGTCCCGCTTCATACCGGCGTGCTGACCGACTACCTCCTGTGGTTCTTCGGAATTGCAGCGGCTCTCATTATCATCGTAGGTCTGATCTGA
- a CDS encoding Na+/H+ antiporter subunit E: MIPFLLTAVFALIIYLLLTAGSGSLGVWSPAELVMGAFLALIVAAISRNFFCKNHNVRMANPLRWVVLAVYAVVPFFLEMAKANIDVAYRVITGRIRPGIVRIQPGLKTDLGVLLLANSITLTPGTLTVGIDEETNDLFVHLINVKPGTERKPTLEATEITAWFDFPTWIRRIAE, translated from the coding sequence GTGATTCCATTTCTGCTCACCGCTGTCTTCGCACTTATTATATATCTGCTCCTGACAGCGGGGAGCGGCAGCCTGGGTGTCTGGTCGCCGGCAGAACTCGTGATGGGTGCGTTCCTCGCCCTGATCGTCGCCGCGATCTCGAGGAACTTCTTCTGCAAAAACCACAATGTCCGGATGGCGAACCCTCTCCGGTGGGTCGTTCTTGCGGTCTATGCAGTTGTGCCGTTCTTTCTTGAGATGGCAAAGGCGAACATCGACGTCGCGTACCGGGTGATCACCGGGCGGATCCGCCCCGGAATTGTTCGGATCCAGCCGGGTCTGAAGACCGATCTCGGCGTCCTGCTGCTCGCGAACTCCATCACACTGACGCCGGGCACGCTCACTGTCGGCATCGACGAGGAGACGAACGACCTCTTCGTGCATCTGATCAACGTCAAACCGGGAACCGAAAGAAAACCGACCCTTGAGGCAACGGAGATCACGGCCTGGTTTGACTTCCCCACATGGATCAGGAGAATTGCGGAATGA
- the mnhG gene encoding monovalent cation/H(+) antiporter subunit G codes for MIVDTIIVICLAIGLIFNALGVIGILRFPDVYTRLHAETKTTTFGTIFIGLAVVISALSALLGTGEGQYLTLLLHTIIAVIALAFTNATGAHAIARAAYRSGYKPAQAVVDRMKEAKQ; via the coding sequence ATGATAGTCGATACGATAATTGTCATCTGCCTCGCCATCGGCCTCATCTTCAACGCCCTCGGCGTCATCGGCATCCTGCGGTTCCCCGACGTCTACACGCGGCTGCATGCCGAGACGAAGACGACGACCTTCGGGACGATCTTCATCGGCCTCGCGGTCGTGATCTCCGCCCTCTCCGCCCTCCTTGGAACCGGCGAGGGGCAGTACCTCACCCTCTTGCTGCACACGATCATCGCCGTGATCGCGCTCGCGTTCACGAACGCGACCGGGGCACACGCCATCGCCCGGGCAGCCTACCGGAGCGGCTACAAACCGGCGCAGGCGGTCGTCGACAGAATGAAGGAGGCGAAACAATGA
- a CDS encoding NADH-quinone oxidoreductase subunit C → MKTTPDKLLSPDEVVAVFARKFGKGVRESRITERREGVGKRPSYDIWLDIDKSLLHAAVEELMRLHFPHLGVISGTDIGDAVELNYHFSIYYGTKHGEYMVTLTVALPKGDLTVPTIADLIPGAVFSEREKQEMLGIEVVGIPDGRRLFLPEEFPEGVYPWRKDETGIPASMVKDLWAVGRPENRPVPPKAVPEEQAAEAAPAEEERHE, encoded by the coding sequence ATGAAGACAACCCCTGACAAACTACTGAGCCCCGACGAGGTCGTCGCCGTCTTTGCCCGGAAGTTCGGGAAAGGCGTCCGGGAGAGCCGGATCACCGAGCGGCGCGAAGGTGTGGGGAAGCGCCCGAGCTACGACATCTGGCTCGACATCGACAAAAGCCTGCTTCACGCCGCGGTCGAAGAGCTGATGCGGCTCCACTTCCCGCACCTCGGTGTCATCTCCGGCACCGATATCGGCGACGCGGTCGAACTGAACTACCACTTCTCGATCTACTACGGGACGAAACACGGCGAGTATATGGTGACCCTGACCGTCGCCCTGCCGAAAGGCGACCTTACGGTGCCGACGATCGCCGACCTCATCCCCGGCGCCGTCTTCTCCGAGCGCGAGAAGCAGGAGATGCTCGGCATCGAGGTCGTCGGCATCCCGGACGGCCGCCGCCTCTTCCTCCCGGAGGAGTTCCCCGAGGGCGTCTACCCCTGGCGGAAGGACGAGACCGGGATCCCGGCCTCCATGGTCAAGGATCTCTGGGCGGTCGGAAGGCCGGAAAACCGCCCCGTGCCCCCGAAGGCAGTCCCGGAGGAGCAGGCTGCAGAAGCGGCACCCGCGGAGGAGGAGCGACATGAGTGA
- a CDS encoding cation:proton antiporter, with the protein MTDAMLISVLVIAVLIVVTMIRLFLGPTAPDRVVALDAINTLTIAAMLLLGAVYREIIFIDVAIVYALLSFVGTLYIAKYLGGEM; encoded by the coding sequence ATGACCGACGCGATGCTCATCTCAGTCCTGGTGATCGCCGTGCTGATCGTCGTCACGATGATCCGGCTCTTCCTCGGCCCCACCGCCCCCGACCGGGTCGTTGCCCTCGATGCGATCAACACCCTGACGATCGCCGCGATGCTCCTTCTCGGGGCAGTCTACCGGGAGATAATCTTCATCGACGTCGCCATTGTCTACGCGCTCCTCTCGTTTGTCGGAACGCTCTACATCGCGAAATACCTCGGAGGTGAGATGTAA
- the hycI gene encoding hydrogenase maturation peptidase HycI: MKMLLGIGNTLRRDDGAGNYIAHRMKETDWTAVDCGTVPENFTSVVRRNHPALLVFVDASRMGLSPGEFRRVGKEEIEDVSIGTHSLPLSHLIDFLADAAEEILFIGIEPEIVADGEGLSESVVEGAERLIEMLKKERVFDIEQLSLTRR; encoded by the coding sequence ATGAAGATGCTGCTCGGGATAGGAAACACCCTCCGCCGGGACGACGGTGCCGGGAACTATATCGCCCATCGGATGAAGGAAACCGACTGGACTGCCGTCGACTGCGGGACAGTGCCGGAGAACTTCACCTCGGTCGTCCGGCGGAACCACCCGGCGCTCCTCGTCTTCGTGGATGCGAGCCGGATGGGGCTCTCGCCCGGCGAGTTCCGGCGTGTCGGAAAAGAAGAGATAGAGGACGTCAGCATCGGCACCCATTCCCTCCCCCTCTCGCACCTCATCGATTTTCTCGCGGATGCGGCGGAGGAGATCCTCTTTATCGGGATCGAACCGGAGATCGTCGCCGATGGCGAAGGGCTCTCGGAATCGGTCGTCGAGGGTGCGGAGCGATTGATCGAGATGCTGAAAAAAGAGCGGGTATTCGATATCGAGCAGCTCTCGCTCACTCGACGATGA
- a CDS encoding 4Fe-4S dicluster domain-containing protein has protein sequence MATLPMIPELLRQLFRTPATNAFPAKYLPPSVTGFLAKVGRGEAAIHPPVAVPKDFRGKITYDPTGCTGCSLCAKVCPANAIEVLKEEKRIRIYVSQCIFCSQCTDICPKGSLAMSDVFLLADENRYADNLIVE, from the coding sequence ATGGCAACATTACCCATGATACCGGAACTTCTTCGGCAGCTCTTCAGGACGCCGGCGACGAACGCCTTCCCGGCAAAGTACCTCCCCCCTTCGGTGACGGGATTCCTCGCGAAGGTCGGCAGGGGCGAAGCTGCGATCCACCCGCCGGTGGCGGTGCCGAAGGACTTCCGGGGCAAGATCACCTACGACCCGACCGGGTGCACGGGCTGCAGCCTCTGTGCGAAGGTCTGCCCCGCCAACGCCATCGAGGTGCTGAAGGAGGAAAAGAGGATCCGGATCTACGTCTCGCAGTGCATCTTCTGCTCGCAGTGCACCGATATCTGCCCGAAGGGATCGCTCGCGATGAGCGATGTGTTCCTGCTCGCCGACGAGAACCGCTACGCCGATAATCTCATCGTCGAGTGA
- a CDS encoding hydrogenase subunit MbhD domain-containing protein: MIELIAHMLVLAGLVITAVLVFYFRDLLSAAIAFGAFSFLLALEFYILQAPDVAIAEAGIGAGLTTAIYIVAIRGTKRMEEVEE, translated from the coding sequence ATGATCGAGCTGATTGCGCACATGCTGGTGCTCGCGGGCCTCGTCATCACCGCCGTGCTGGTCTTCTATTTCCGCGACCTGCTCTCGGCGGCGATCGCCTTCGGGGCTTTCAGTTTCCTGCTCGCCCTCGAGTTCTACATCCTGCAGGCGCCCGACGTCGCTATCGCCGAGGCAGGCATCGGTGCGGGACTGACGACGGCCATCTACATCGTGGCCATCAGGGGAACGAAGCGGATGGAGGAGGTGGAGGAATGA
- the mbhE gene encoding hydrogen gas-evolving membrane-bound hydrogenase subunit E yields MKQYVKIAVLLVLLAAFLVPVMTLEFGDPAATEMDDYFLRYGQEQTGGNNIVADVLMDYRGFDTLGEATVLLTAVLAVGLVFRRLFGGEEHEYE; encoded by the coding sequence ATGAAGCAGTACGTTAAGATCGCGGTTCTGCTCGTCCTGCTGGCAGCCTTTTTAGTGCCGGTCATGACGCTCGAGTTCGGCGACCCCGCCGCTACGGAGATGGACGACTACTTCCTCCGCTACGGCCAGGAGCAGACCGGCGGCAACAACATCGTCGCGGACGTCCTGATGGACTACAGAGGGTTCGATACCCTCGGCGAAGCGACGGTGCTTCTGACGGCGGTGCTCGCGGTCGGGCTCGTCTTCCGGAGACTCTTCGGAGGTGAAGAGCATGAGTATGAGTAA
- a CDS encoding sodium:proton antiporter, whose protein sequence is MYYNLPFIIAAVIAVIGIAAMLFRHNLVKVIMGLSLVEAGVNLFLVALGYRIDAIAPIFTNAPSTDMVLPTVQAMTLTNIVIGIATTAMLLSFTMIIYKKYGSATTTTVRKLRG, encoded by the coding sequence ATGTACTACAATCTACCGTTCATCATTGCAGCAGTCATCGCCGTCATCGGCATCGCGGCGATGCTCTTCCGGCATAATCTCGTCAAGGTGATCATGGGCCTCTCGCTCGTCGAAGCTGGCGTCAACCTCTTCCTGGTGGCGCTCGGGTACCGTATCGATGCGATAGCCCCGATCTTTACGAACGCTCCCTCCACAGACATGGTGCTGCCGACGGTGCAGGCGATGACCCTGACGAACATCGTCATCGGGATTGCGACCACGGCGATGCTGCTCTCGTTCACGATGATCATCTACAAGAAGTACGGCTCGGCGACTACAACCACCGTGAGGAAGCTGAGAGGATGA
- a CDS encoding proton-conducting transporter transmembrane domain-containing protein — MTGDVILQNAPALLLAVPMLAAFATPFIGRYSAVARNIWVIAAMTLTAAIGFILAYDVFTAGTVIYTFGALDPASALPLDSGGIPIRIIFTVDAMSAFMVIIAAISGFAVMLYTMASESKSSGKDGFYALFLLLIVGIMGMVCTGDLFNFFVFLEINSLAGAALVAYRVDKGVAVEAGLKYAVISTIGGLFVLFSIALLYGQYNALNIAMLASSIQYTALDKIALVLLLAALAMKAGAVPMHFWTPDAYSMAPGSITALLVVASQASLYGVFRVVFTLYNVVLDYVTIGWIIIILGILSMFVGVTMALVQKDVKRLMAYHAVSQTGYMLLGLGVGLAVLGQQAALDTYGIVAMEGGIFHIINHAMYKGLLFLTAGAIIYRTGIRSLNKLGGLGHSMKWTMIFFIIGALAIAGIPPFSGFASKLLIYESVFLFSPVLSIIAMVVSILTLASFVKVFHSIFMGPALPEFAGVKEAPLPMLVGMGILAAITIAFGIAPELVVDTIVTPAALALVDQGGYIASVLGGA, encoded by the coding sequence ATGACCGGCGACGTTATTCTCCAGAACGCCCCGGCGCTCCTCCTCGCCGTGCCGATGCTCGCCGCCTTCGCGACGCCCTTCATCGGCAGGTACAGCGCCGTCGCCCGGAACATCTGGGTGATCGCCGCGATGACCCTGACGGCCGCCATCGGCTTTATCCTCGCCTACGACGTCTTCACCGCAGGGACGGTCATCTACACCTTCGGCGCCCTCGACCCGGCGAGCGCTCTTCCGCTCGACTCAGGCGGCATCCCGATACGGATCATCTTCACCGTCGACGCTATGAGCGCGTTCATGGTGATCATCGCCGCGATCTCCGGATTCGCGGTCATGCTCTACACCATGGCGAGCGAGTCGAAGTCGAGCGGGAAGGACGGGTTCTACGCCCTCTTCCTGCTCCTGATCGTCGGCATCATGGGCATGGTCTGCACGGGCGATCTCTTCAACTTCTTCGTCTTCCTCGAGATCAACTCCCTTGCAGGCGCCGCGCTCGTCGCCTACCGTGTCGATAAAGGCGTCGCGGTCGAGGCGGGGCTGAAGTATGCGGTGATCAGCACGATCGGCGGACTCTTCGTCCTCTTCTCGATCGCGCTCCTCTACGGGCAGTACAACGCCCTGAACATCGCGATGCTCGCAAGCAGCATCCAGTATACGGCGCTCGACAAGATCGCGCTCGTCCTCCTGCTCGCCGCCCTCGCCATGAAGGCCGGTGCGGTGCCGATGCACTTCTGGACGCCCGACGCCTACTCGATGGCGCCCGGATCGATCACCGCGCTCCTGGTGGTGGCGAGCCAGGCGTCGCTCTACGGCGTCTTCCGTGTCGTCTTCACCCTCTACAACGTCGTCCTTGACTACGTCACCATCGGGTGGATCATCATCATCCTCGGCATCCTCTCCATGTTCGTCGGCGTCACGATGGCGCTCGTCCAGAAGGATGTCAAGAGGCTGATGGCCTACCACGCCGTCTCGCAGACCGGTTACATGCTTCTCGGTCTCGGCGTCGGTCTTGCCGTCCTCGGGCAGCAGGCGGCGCTCGACACCTACGGAATCGTCGCGATGGAGGGCGGAATCTTCCATATCATCAACCACGCGATGTATAAGGGACTCCTCTTCCTGACGGCCGGGGCCATCATTTATCGTACCGGAATACGAAGTTTAAATAAACTGGGTGGACTCGGCCACTCGATGAAATGGACGATGATCTTTTTCATAATCGGCGCTCTCGCGATCGCCGGAATACCGCCTTTCAGCGGGTTTGCGTCTAAACTGCTCATCTACGAGTCGGTATTCCTCTTCAGCCCCGTGCTCTCCATCATAGCGATGGTGGTCAGTATCTTAACGCTCGCGTCCTTTGTGAAGGTCTTCCACTCGATCTTCATGGGACCGGCGCTCCCCGAGTTTGCCGGCGTGAAGGAAGCGCCCCTCCCGATGCTCGTCGGCATGGGCATCCTCGCCGCGATCACGATCGCGTTCGGCATCGCGCCCGAGCTCGTGGTCGACACGATCGTCACGCCGGCCGCGCTCGCACTCGTCGATCAGGGCGGATACATCGCCTCGGTGCTCGGAGGTGCCTAA
- a CDS encoding NADH-quinone oxidoreductase subunit B family protein → MKLTKSFNRSLWAFHFNSGSCNGCEIEIVAAITPRYDPERFGIKLVGSPRHADVLLVTGPVVRKMRDRLERVYQQMADPKVVMCIGACGTSGGPFYDSYNLDGPIDDIIPVDVYVPGCPPRPEAIIHGVVVAQQKLERLEGEKA, encoded by the coding sequence ATGAAACTCACAAAATCATTCAACCGCTCGCTCTGGGCGTTCCACTTCAACTCGGGCTCCTGCAACGGCTGCGAGATCGAGATAGTCGCGGCGATAACCCCGCGCTACGACCCGGAACGGTTCGGGATCAAGCTCGTCGGCAGCCCGCGGCACGCCGACGTCCTCCTCGTCACCGGCCCGGTCGTCAGAAAGATGCGCGACCGGCTGGAGCGGGTCTACCAGCAGATGGCCGACCCGAAGGTCGTGATGTGCATCGGCGCCTGCGGAACCTCAGGCGGCCCCTTCTACGACTCCTACAACCTCGACGGGCCCATCGACGATATCATCCCGGTCGACGTGTATGTTCCGGGATGCCCGCCCCGGCCCGAGGCGATCATCCACGGCGTGGTGGTGGCCCAGCAGAAACTCGAACGGCTGGAGGGTGAGAAGGCATGA